From a region of the Athene noctua chromosome 14, bAthNoc1.hap1.1, whole genome shotgun sequence genome:
- the ANO9 gene encoding anoctamin-9: MNHSSTPFHVFSRFRTNGEEGEQMHALPTRRQLLVDKEFPPRPGLQIAQGRDEILLTPWRDFPVEDTDPFAPPDEEKWDFVLVSDIHEVGSEKEIKRKKFLDELSKKGFTIKKIEDKKLFYGVRAPKQIFRKYQWLLRNPDSRLQSPDVHQDIPVTTRIRIVNFILQNTMTPDLEKLHDLVKKKVFETTFPLHEKEELREFLKEKWARWRVIFCKQPIEKIRCYFGEKVALYFAWLGWYTYLLGFAAVAGLVVFVAGITVFNSSQVSKEICEANNTIMCPLCDQKCPFWLLSDTCTYAKVTHMIDNEGTVVFAMLMAIWATVFLELWKRQRATVVTDWDLYRWDEEEEELALELINNLQHEPRQYQHSYFRSTIILLLVLVMIAVLIGIAHALVIYRVIATALFTQSNFDFLREQANTMAVMTGAVLHYITIVIMTKVNRRVALFLCDLEKPRTFSQRENNFTVKIFTFQFFTNFSSLIYIAFFLGRINGHPGNYVRVAGKWRLEECHPSGCITDLFIQMATIMLLKQTLSNVVEYLVPWVCYKLRKKQQRPKKRSVMLGEEEEAEDPCKRHWLSNYQLNEVNVFSLFDEFLEMVIQYSFTTIFVAAFPLAPLLAFCNNLFEIHLDAIKMMRLHRRMVPRKANDIGIWLQVLEAVGILAVIGNGLVIAITSDFIPVQVYKYTYSPCMTKNTTGVDCSTGYINHSLSVFRIRDFEPYTKVPEMLPDFVRDEIKECRYRDYRNADDYGYTVQFWHIFAARLAFLILFEHVALCVKLIAAWYIPDVPQSVKNQFLHRKHNNLRKELSMMEYSTEV; this comes from the exons GATGAAATTCTGTTGACTCCCTGGAGGGATTTTCCTGTCGAAGACACAGACCCATTCGCCCCCCCG GATGAAGAGAAGTGGGATTTCGTCCTGGTAAGCGACATCCACGAAGTGGGCAGCGAGAAGGAGATCAAGAGGAAGAAGTTCCTGGATGAGTTGAGCAAGAAGGGGTTCACCATCAAG AAAATCGAGGACAAGAAGCTCTTTTATGGAGTCCGTGCCCCAAAACAGATCTTCCGGAAATACCAGTGGCTCCTGAGGAACCCCGACAGCCGGCTGCAGAGCCCTGATGTCCATCAGGACATACCAGTGACCACCAG GATACGGATTGTGAACTTCATCCTGCAGAACACGATGACGCCCGACCTCG AGAAGCTGCATGACCTGGTGAAGAAGAAGGTCTTCGAGACAACGTTTCCCCTGCACGAG AAAGAAGAGTTGAGAGAATTCCTGAAGGAGAAATGGGCTCGCTGGAGAGTTATATTTTGCAAACAGCCGATTGAGAAGATCAG GTGCTATTTTGGCGAGAAGGTGGCCTTGTACTTTGCCTGGCTGGGCTGGTACACCTACCTGCTGGGATTCGCTGCGGTGGCTGGGCTGGTAGTCTTCGTGGCTGGGATTACTGTGTTCAATTCCAGCCAGGTGAG CAAGGAGATCTGTGAGGCCAATAACACCATCATGTGCCCTCTCTGCGACCAGAAATGCCCTTTCTGGCTCCTCTCTGACACCTGCACCTACGCCAAG GTCACTCACATGATTGACAACGAGGGGACAGTTGTCTTTGCCATGCTCATGGCCATCTGGG CCACTGTGTTCCTGGAGCTGTGGAAGAGGCAGAGAGCCACCGTGGTCACAGACTGGGACCTGTACAGGTGGGATGAGGAAGAG gagGAACTGGCTCTGGAGCTGATCAACAACCTGCAGCACGAACCCCGGCAGTACCAGCACTCCTACTTCCGCAGCACCATCATACTCCTCTTGGTCCTGGTGATG ATCGCCGTGCTGATCGGCATTGCCCACGCGCTCGTCATTTACCGGGTGATAGCCACGGCGCTCTTCACCCAGAGCAACTTTGACTTCCTCCGCGAGCAGGCCAACACAATGGCAGTGATGACAGGGGCTGTGCTGCACTACATCACCATCGTCATCATGACCAAG GTCAACAGACGTGTGGCCCTCTTCCTCTGTGACCTGG AGAAGCCACGGACCTTCTCCCAGCGTGAGAACAACTTCACTGTGAAGATCTTCACCTTCCAGTTTTTCACCAACTTCTCTTCACTCATCTACATCGCTTTCTTCCTGGGACG GATCAACGGCCACCCAGGGAACTACGTGCGTGTTGCTGGCAAGTGGAGGCTGGAGGAG tgccaccCCAGCGGCTGCATCACCGACCTCTTCATCCAGATGGCCACCATTATGCTGCTCAAGCAGACCCTCAGCAACGTGGTGGAGTACCTTGTCCC CTGGGTGTGCTACAAGCTACGCAAGAAGCAGCAGCGCCCCAAGAAGAGAAGTGTGATGttaggagaggaggaagaagctgaggACCCCTGCAAAAGGCACTGGCTGAGCAACTACCAACTCAATGAGGTCAACGTCTTCAGCTTGTTTGATGAGTTCTTGGAGATGG TGATCCAGTACAGCTTCACCACCATTTTCGTCGCCGCCTTCCCCCTTGCCCCACTGCTGGCTTTCTGCAACAACCTCTTTGAGATCCACCTGGATGCCATCAAGATGATGCGGCTTCACCGGCGCATGGTGCCCAGGAAGGCCAACGACATCG GAATCTGGCTGCAGGTCCTGGAGGCGGTTGGCATCCTGGCTGTCATTGGGAACGGGCTGGTGATTGCCATCACGTCTGACTTCATTCCTGTGCAGGTCTACAAGTACACGTACAGCCCCTGCATGACAAAAAACACCACTGGCGTGGA CTGCTCCACCGGCTACATCAACCACAGCCTCTCCGTCTTCCGCATCCGGGACTTCGAGCCCTATACGAAGGTGCCTGAAATGCTGCCGGACTTTGTCAGGGACGAGATCAAGGAGTGCAG GTACCGGGATTACAGGAACGCTGACGACTATGGCTACACCGTCCAGTTCTGGCACATCTTCGCAGCCCGGCTCGCCTTCCTCATCCTCTTTGAG CATGTGGCTTTGTGCGTCAAGCTCATCGCAGCTTGGTACATCCCCGACGTCCCCCAGTCAGTTAAGAACCaatttctgcacagaaaacacAACAACCTTCGGAAAGAGCTGAG CATGATGGAGTATTCCACCGAGGTCTAG